The proteins below come from a single Phocoena sinus isolate mPhoSin1 chromosome 2, mPhoSin1.pri, whole genome shotgun sequence genomic window:
- the TOX4 gene encoding TOX high mobility group box family member 4 isoform X2 codes for MGSRPKRGTQPCSSLSSMQFLLFPLSLFPFFSSLQTFHTPSLGDEEFEIPPISLDSDPSLAVSDVVGHFDDLADPSSSQDGSFSAQYGVQTLDMPVGMTHGLMEQGGGLLSGGLTMDLDHSIGTQYSANPPVTIDVPMTDMTSGLMGHSQLTTIDQSELSSQLGLSLGGGTILPPAQSPEDRLSTTPSPTSSLHEDGVEEFRRQLPSQKTVVVEAGKKQKAPKKRKKKDPNEPQKPVSAYALFFRDTQAAIKGQNPNATFGEVSKIVASMWDSLGEEQKQVYKRKTEAAKKEYLKALAAYKDNQECQATVETVELDPAPPSQTPSPPPVTTAEPASPAAASTEPPALSPSIVVNSTLSSYVANQASSGAGGQPNITKLIITKQMLPSSITMSQGGMVTVIPATVVTSRGIQLGQTSTATIQPSQQAQIVTRSVLQAAAAAAASMQLPPPRLQPPPLQQMPQPPAQQQVTILQQPPPLQAMQQPPPQKFRINLQQQPPPLQVKLVPPPTLKMQTTLVPPPVERSPERPVNSSPETHTVEETSPETICEMITDVVPEVESPSQMDVELVSGSPMTLSPQPRCVRSGCENPPVVSKDWDNEYCSNECVVKHCRDVFLAWVASRNSNTVVFVK; via the exons ATGGGATCCAGGCCAAAAAGAGGTACTCAGCCATGTTCTTCACTTAGCAGTATGCAGTTCCTCCTCTTCCCACTaagtctttttccctttttttcctccctacagACGTTCCATACACCAAGCCTGGGTGATGAAGAATTTGAAATCCCCCCTATCTCCTTGGATTCTGATCCCTCACTGGCTGTCTCAGATGTGGTTGGCCACTTTGATGACCTGGCAGACCCTTCCTCCTCTCAGGATGGCAGCTTTTCAGCCCAGTATGGGGTCCAGACATTGGACATGCCTGTGGGCATGACCCATGGCTTGATGGAGCAGGGCGGGGGGCTCCTGAGTGGGGGCTTGACCATG GACTTGGATCATTCTATAGGAACTCAGTATAGTGCCAATCCACCTGTTACAATTGATGTACCAATGACAGACATGACATCTGGCTTGATGGGGCATAGCCAGTTGACCACCATTGATCAGTCAGAACTGAGTTCTCAACTTGGTTTGAGCTTAGGGGGTGGCACCATCCTGCCACCTGCCCAGTCACCTGAGGATCGTCTTTCAACCACACCTTCACCTACTAGTTCACTTCATGAGGATGGTGTTGAGGAATTCCGGAGG CAACTTCCCAGCCAGAAGACAGTTGTGGTGGAAGCAGGGAAAAAGCAGAAGGccccaaagaagagaaaaaagaaggatcCTAATGAACCTCAAAAACCAGTTTCAGCATATGCTTTATTCTTTCGTGACACACAGGCTGCCATCAAGGGACAGAATCCCAATGCCACTTTTGGGGAGGTTTCAAAAATTGTGGCTTCCATGTGGGACAGTCTTGGAGAGGAGCAAAAACAG GTATATAAGAGAAAAACTGAAGCTGCCAAGAAAGAGTATCTGAAGGCTCTGGCTGCTTATAAAGACAATCAAGAGTGTCAG GCTACTGTGGAAACAGTGGAATTGGATCCAGCGCCCCCATCACAGACTCCTTCTCCACCTCCTGTGACTACTGCTGAGCCAGCCTCTCCAGCAGCAGCCTCAACAGAGCCCCCTGCCCTGTCTCCTTCCATTGTTGTTAATTCCACTCTTTCATCCTATGTAGCAAACCAGGCATCTTCTGGGGCTGGGGGTCAGCCCAATATTACCAAGTTGATTATTACCAAACAGATGTTGCCCTCTTCTATTACTATGTCTCAAGGAGGGATGGTTACCGTTATCCCAGCCACAGTGGTGACCTCCCGGGGGATCCAACTAGGCCAAACCAGTACAGCTACTATCCAGCCTAGTCAGCAAGCCCAGATCGTCACTAGGTCAGTGCTGCaggcagcagctgcagcagcagcttccATGCAACTGCCTCCGCCCCGACTACAACCCCCTCCGTTGCAGCAAATGCCTCAGCCCCCGGCTCAGCAGCAAGTCACCATTCTGCAGCAGCCTCCCCCGCTGCAGGCCATGCAGCAGCCCCCACCTCAGAAATTTCGAATCAATCTACAGCAGCAGCCGCCGCCACTGCAGGTCAAGCTTGTGCCTCCGCCCACTCTAAAAATGCAGACTACCTTGGTTCCACCACCTGTAGAAAGGAGTCCGGAGCGGCCTGTGAACAGCAGCCCTGAGACCCATACAGTGGAGGAAACCTCTCCTGAGACAATCTGTGAGATGATCACAGATGTAGTTCCTGAG GTTGAGTCTCCTTctcaaatggatgttgaattggTGAGTGGGTCTCCTATGACGCTCTCACCCCAGCCTCGATGTGTGAGGTCCGGCTGTGAGAACCCTCCCGTTGTGAGTAAGGACTGGGACAATGAGTACTGCAGCAATGAGTGCGTGGTGAAGCACTGCAG ggaTGTCTTCTTGGCCTGGGTAGCCTCTAGAAACTCAAACACAGTAGTGTTTGTGAAGTAG
- the TOX4 gene encoding TOX high mobility group box family member 4 isoform X1, producing MEFPGGNDNYLTITGPSHPFLSGAETFHTPSLGDEEFEIPPISLDSDPSLAVSDVVGHFDDLADPSSSQDGSFSAQYGVQTLDMPVGMTHGLMEQGGGLLSGGLTMDLDHSIGTQYSANPPVTIDVPMTDMTSGLMGHSQLTTIDQSELSSQLGLSLGGGTILPPAQSPEDRLSTTPSPTSSLHEDGVEEFRRQLPSQKTVVVEAGKKQKAPKKRKKKDPNEPQKPVSAYALFFRDTQAAIKGQNPNATFGEVSKIVASMWDSLGEEQKQVYKRKTEAAKKEYLKALAAYKDNQECQATVETVELDPAPPSQTPSPPPVTTAEPASPAAASTEPPALSPSIVVNSTLSSYVANQASSGAGGQPNITKLIITKQMLPSSITMSQGGMVTVIPATVVTSRGIQLGQTSTATIQPSQQAQIVTRSVLQAAAAAAASMQLPPPRLQPPPLQQMPQPPAQQQVTILQQPPPLQAMQQPPPQKFRINLQQQPPPLQVKLVPPPTLKMQTTLVPPPVERSPERPVNSSPETHTVEETSPETICEMITDVVPEVESPSQMDVELVSGSPMTLSPQPRCVRSGCENPPVVSKDWDNEYCSNECVVKHCRDVFLAWVASRNSNTVVFVK from the exons ATGGAG tttCCCGGAGGAAATGACAATTACCTGACGATCACAGGGCCCTCGCACCCCTTCCTGTCAGGGGCCGAG ACGTTCCATACACCAAGCCTGGGTGATGAAGAATTTGAAATCCCCCCTATCTCCTTGGATTCTGATCCCTCACTGGCTGTCTCAGATGTGGTTGGCCACTTTGATGACCTGGCAGACCCTTCCTCCTCTCAGGATGGCAGCTTTTCAGCCCAGTATGGGGTCCAGACATTGGACATGCCTGTGGGCATGACCCATGGCTTGATGGAGCAGGGCGGGGGGCTCCTGAGTGGGGGCTTGACCATG GACTTGGATCATTCTATAGGAACTCAGTATAGTGCCAATCCACCTGTTACAATTGATGTACCAATGACAGACATGACATCTGGCTTGATGGGGCATAGCCAGTTGACCACCATTGATCAGTCAGAACTGAGTTCTCAACTTGGTTTGAGCTTAGGGGGTGGCACCATCCTGCCACCTGCCCAGTCACCTGAGGATCGTCTTTCAACCACACCTTCACCTACTAGTTCACTTCATGAGGATGGTGTTGAGGAATTCCGGAGG CAACTTCCCAGCCAGAAGACAGTTGTGGTGGAAGCAGGGAAAAAGCAGAAGGccccaaagaagagaaaaaagaaggatcCTAATGAACCTCAAAAACCAGTTTCAGCATATGCTTTATTCTTTCGTGACACACAGGCTGCCATCAAGGGACAGAATCCCAATGCCACTTTTGGGGAGGTTTCAAAAATTGTGGCTTCCATGTGGGACAGTCTTGGAGAGGAGCAAAAACAG GTATATAAGAGAAAAACTGAAGCTGCCAAGAAAGAGTATCTGAAGGCTCTGGCTGCTTATAAAGACAATCAAGAGTGTCAG GCTACTGTGGAAACAGTGGAATTGGATCCAGCGCCCCCATCACAGACTCCTTCTCCACCTCCTGTGACTACTGCTGAGCCAGCCTCTCCAGCAGCAGCCTCAACAGAGCCCCCTGCCCTGTCTCCTTCCATTGTTGTTAATTCCACTCTTTCATCCTATGTAGCAAACCAGGCATCTTCTGGGGCTGGGGGTCAGCCCAATATTACCAAGTTGATTATTACCAAACAGATGTTGCCCTCTTCTATTACTATGTCTCAAGGAGGGATGGTTACCGTTATCCCAGCCACAGTGGTGACCTCCCGGGGGATCCAACTAGGCCAAACCAGTACAGCTACTATCCAGCCTAGTCAGCAAGCCCAGATCGTCACTAGGTCAGTGCTGCaggcagcagctgcagcagcagcttccATGCAACTGCCTCCGCCCCGACTACAACCCCCTCCGTTGCAGCAAATGCCTCAGCCCCCGGCTCAGCAGCAAGTCACCATTCTGCAGCAGCCTCCCCCGCTGCAGGCCATGCAGCAGCCCCCACCTCAGAAATTTCGAATCAATCTACAGCAGCAGCCGCCGCCACTGCAGGTCAAGCTTGTGCCTCCGCCCACTCTAAAAATGCAGACTACCTTGGTTCCACCACCTGTAGAAAGGAGTCCGGAGCGGCCTGTGAACAGCAGCCCTGAGACCCATACAGTGGAGGAAACCTCTCCTGAGACAATCTGTGAGATGATCACAGATGTAGTTCCTGAG GTTGAGTCTCCTTctcaaatggatgttgaattggTGAGTGGGTCTCCTATGACGCTCTCACCCCAGCCTCGATGTGTGAGGTCCGGCTGTGAGAACCCTCCCGTTGTGAGTAAGGACTGGGACAATGAGTACTGCAGCAATGAGTGCGTGGTGAAGCACTGCAG ggaTGTCTTCTTGGCCTGGGTAGCCTCTAGAAACTCAAACACAGTAGTGTTTGTGAAGTAG
- the METTL3 gene encoding N6-adenosine-methyltransferase catalytic subunit produces MSDTWSSIQAHKKQLDSLRERLQRRRKQDSGHLDLRNPEGALSPTFRSDSPVPTAPTSGGPKPSTASAVPELATDPELEKKLLHHLSDLALTLPTDAVSIRLAISTPDAPATQDGVESLLQKFAAQELIEVKRGLLQDDAHPTLVTYADHSKLSAMMGAVAEKKGSGEVAGTITGQKRRAEQDSTTVAAFASSLASGLASSASEVAKEPTKKSRKHAASDVDLEIESLLNQQSTKEQQSKKVSQEILELLNTTTAKEQSIVEKFRSRGRAQVQEFCDYGTKEECMKASDADRPCRKLHFRRIINKHTDESLGDCSFLNTCFHMDTCKYVHYEIDACMDSEAPGSKDHTPSQELALTQSVGGDSNADRLFPPQWICCDIRYLDVSILGKFAVVMADPPWDIHMELPYGTLTDDEMRRLNIPVLQDDGFLFLWVTGRAMELGRECLNLWGYERVDEIIWVKTNQLQRIIRTGRTGHWLNHGKEHCLVGVKGNPQGFNQGLDCDVIVAEVRSTSHKPDEIYGMIERLSPGTRKIELFGRPHNVQPNWITLGNQLDGIHLLDPDVVARFKQRYPDGIISKPKNL; encoded by the exons ATGTCGGACACGTGGAGCTCTATCCAGGCCCACAAAAAGCAGCTGGATTCTctgcgggagaggctgcagcggaGGCGGAAGCAGGACTCGGGGCACTTGG ATCTTCGGAATCCAGAGGGAGCACTGTCTCCAACCTTCCGTAGTGACAGCCCAGTGCCTACTGCACCCACTTCTGGTGGCCCTAAGCCCAGCACGGCTTCAGCAGTTCCTGAACTAGCTACAGACCCTGAATTAGAGAAGAAGTTGCTACACCACCTCTCTGATCTGGCGCTAACTTTGCCCACTGATGCTGTGTCCATCCGTCTTGCCATCTCCACG CCAGATGCCCCTGCCACTCAAGATGGGGTGGAAAGCCTCCTACAGAAGTTTGCAGCTCAGGAGTTGATTGAAGTAAAGCGAGGTCTCCTACAAGATGATGCACATCCCACTCTTGTGACCTACGCTGATCATTCCAAGCTCTCTGCCATGATGGGGGCTGTGGCAGAAAAAAAGGGCTCTGGGGAGGTAGCAGGGACTATCACAGGGCAGAAGCGGCGTGCAGAACAGGACTCGACCACAGTAGCTGCCTTTGCTAGCTCTTTGGCCTCTGGTTTGGCCTCTTCAGCATCAGAAGTAGCCAAGGAGCCAAccaagaaatcaaggaaacatgcTGCCTCCGATGTTGATCTGGAGATAGAGAGCCTTCTTAACCAACAATCTACTAAGGAACAACAGAGCAAGAAG GTTAGTCAGGAGATCCTAGAGCTACTGAATACTACAACAGCCAAGGAACAATCCATAGTTGAAAAGTTTCGCTCACGAGGTCGGGCTCAAGTGCAAGAGTTCTGTGACTATGGAACCAAGGAGGAGTGCATGAAAGCCAGTGATGCTGACCGGCCCTGTCGCAAGCTGCACTTCAG ACGGATCATCAATAAACACACTGATGAGTCATTAGGTGACTGCTCTTTCCTTAACACATGTTTCCACATGGATACCTGCAAATATGTTCACTATGAAATTGATGCTTGCATGGATTCTGAAGCTCCTGGAAGCAAAGACCATACACCAAGCCAGGAGCTTGCCCTTACACAGAGCGTTGGAGGTGACTCCAATGCAGATCGACTCTTCCCACCTCAG TGGATCTGTTGTGATATCCGCTACCTGGACGTCAGTATCTTGGGCAAGTTTGCAGTTGTGATGGCTGACCCACCCTGGGATATTCACATGGAGCTGCCCTATGGGACCCTGACAGATGAtgagatgcgcaggctcaacatACCAGTACTGCAGGATGAtggctttctcttcctctgggtcACAGGCAG GGCCATGGAGTTGGGCAGAGAATGTCTGAACCTCTGGGG TTACGAACGGGTAGATGAAATTATCTGGGTGAAGACAAATCAACTGCAACGCATCATTCGGACAGGCCGCACAGGTCATTGGTTGAACCATGGGAAGGAACACTGCTTG GTTGGTGTCAAAGGAAATCCCCAAGGCTTCAACCAGGGTCTGGATTGTGATGTGATCGTAGCTGAG GTTCGTTCCACTAGTCATAAACCAGATGAAATCTATGGCATGATTGAAAGACTGTCCCCTGGCACTCGCAAGATTGAGTTATTTGGACGACCACACAATGTGCAACCCAACTG GATCACCCTTGGAAATCAACTGGATGGGATCCACCTACTAGACCCAGATGTGGTTGCCCGGTTCAAGCAAAGGTATCCAGATGGTATCATCTCTAAACCTAAGAATCTATAG